In Gemmata obscuriglobus, a single genomic region encodes these proteins:
- a CDS encoding peptidylprolyl isomerase, with product MNPKNPKAFFEIAIDGKPAGRIEMELFADTCPKTAENFLQLCVGTKSKAGAALAYKGSSFHRVIPGFMCQGGDFTSGDGRGGESIYGGKFDDETFQGKAGKHFGRGTLSMANAGPNTNGSQFFLCTAATPHLDGKHVVFGQVVTGYDVVKKIEAVGSRSGKTSAKVTISDCGKVG from the coding sequence GTGAACCCGAAGAACCCCAAGGCGTTCTTCGAGATCGCCATCGACGGCAAGCCGGCCGGGCGAATCGAGATGGAGCTGTTCGCCGACACGTGCCCCAAAACCGCCGAGAACTTCCTGCAACTGTGCGTCGGCACCAAGAGCAAGGCCGGAGCGGCACTGGCTTACAAGGGTTCGTCGTTCCACCGCGTGATCCCGGGCTTCATGTGCCAGGGGGGCGACTTCACCTCCGGCGACGGCCGCGGCGGTGAGTCGATCTACGGCGGCAAGTTCGACGACGAGACCTTCCAGGGCAAGGCGGGCAAGCACTTCGGCCGCGGCACCCTTTCGATGGCGAACGCCGGCCCGAACACGAACGGCTCCCAGTTCTTCCTCTGCACCGCCGCGACACCACACCTCGACGGGAAGCACGTCGTTTTCGGGCAGGTTGTGACGGGCTACGACGTGGTCAAGAAGATCGAGGCCGTCGGCTCGCGGAGCGGGAAGACATCCGCCAAGGTCACCATCAGCGACTGCGGCAAGGTCGGATAG
- a CDS encoding alpha/beta hydrolase: protein MVEFVVRVPESTPPWRRAFLAGDGPLGDWSAAGVPLDPWGDGTRRARLELPDGFRGRFLVTLGRWRDAENDGRGHEFFPREVRADGPPVIEAHVNGWDQSSVDYHHDFRSRFLPHARTVSVWLPPGYGAERDRRYPVFYLHDGQNLFDAHTAFGGVPWGADEVAEREVRAGRVPPVILVGLANTPDRLREYGPVRCGPRRDHDLSRGYGRLLVEEVKPFIDATYRTLSGPAHTGVGGSSMGGLISLHLCKWYPGVFGKCAAVSPSLWWDREYFLRNVSVSRGWLGGCRVWLDVGEHESPSRVGRAATMRRTRRLSALLARYGNPCRYTEVPGGTHNEASWGARFDRILQFLFATG from the coding sequence ATGGTCGAGTTCGTGGTGCGGGTGCCGGAGTCCACCCCCCCGTGGCGGCGGGCGTTCCTGGCCGGGGACGGGCCGCTCGGCGACTGGTCCGCGGCCGGCGTCCCGCTCGACCCGTGGGGGGACGGGACGCGGCGCGCCCGGCTCGAACTGCCCGACGGGTTCCGCGGCCGGTTCCTCGTGACCCTGGGCCGCTGGCGCGACGCCGAGAACGACGGCCGCGGGCACGAGTTCTTCCCGCGCGAGGTCCGGGCCGACGGGCCGCCCGTGATCGAAGCCCACGTGAACGGCTGGGACCAGAGCAGCGTCGACTACCACCACGACTTCCGGTCCCGGTTCCTGCCGCACGCGCGCACGGTCAGCGTGTGGCTCCCGCCGGGGTACGGGGCCGAGCGCGACCGCCGCTACCCGGTGTTCTACCTGCACGACGGCCAGAACCTGTTCGACGCGCACACCGCGTTCGGCGGGGTGCCGTGGGGCGCCGACGAGGTGGCCGAGCGCGAGGTCCGGGCGGGTCGCGTGCCGCCGGTCATTCTGGTAGGCTTGGCCAACACCCCGGACCGGCTCCGAGAGTACGGCCCGGTGCGGTGCGGCCCGCGGCGCGACCACGACCTCTCCCGCGGGTACGGGCGGTTGCTGGTCGAGGAGGTGAAGCCGTTCATCGACGCGACGTACCGCACGCTGTCCGGGCCGGCACACACCGGGGTCGGCGGGTCGTCGATGGGCGGGCTCATCTCGCTGCACCTGTGCAAGTGGTACCCGGGGGTGTTCGGGAAGTGCGCGGCGGTGTCGCCGTCGCTGTGGTGGGACCGCGAGTACTTCTTGCGGAACGTGTCGGTGTCGCGGGGGTGGCTGGGCGGGTGCCGGGTGTGGCTCGACGTGGGCGAGCACGAGAGCCCGTCCCGCGTGGGCCGCGCCGCGACCATGCGCCGCACGCGCCGGCTCTCCGCGCTGCTCGCGCGGTACGGGAACCCTTGCCGCTACACCGAGGTGCCGGGCGGGACACACAACGAGGCGTCCTGGGGCGCCCGGTTCGACCGGATCTTGCAGTTCCTGTTCGCAACGGGGTGA
- a CDS encoding ATP-dependent Clp protease adaptor ClpS, whose protein sequence is MANATPTPDVVPEEETETRTRRQPPYAVVLHNDDTNTMDFVVTVLRKVFGYTVEKCVELMLEAHTQGKVAVWIGALEVAELKADQIKSFGPDPHVTKNGHPLGVTVEPAA, encoded by the coding sequence ATGGCCAACGCCACGCCCACCCCGGACGTCGTTCCCGAAGAGGAGACCGAAACCCGCACGCGCCGCCAGCCGCCCTACGCGGTGGTGCTGCACAACGACGACACCAACACGATGGACTTCGTCGTGACGGTGCTGCGCAAAGTGTTCGGGTACACCGTGGAGAAGTGCGTCGAACTGATGCTGGAGGCGCACACGCAGGGCAAAGTCGCGGTGTGGATCGGCGCGCTGGAAGTGGCGGAACTGAAGGCCGATCAGATCAAGTCGTTCGGCCCGGACCCGCACGTGACGAAGAACGGGCACCCGCTCGGCGTCACGGTCGAACCGGCTGCGTAG
- a CDS encoding DUF1559 domain-containing protein, producing the protein MPTARPRYGFTLIELLVVIAIIAILIGLLLPAVQKVREAAARMKCQNNLKQLALACHNSESSNGRFPIGSQGNDPVTGLLSTKKRKPFVADVLPYIEQDTLYKNYDQAQDFNHANNTLARSQKLTLFQCPSDQTQEPWSPTNDYKGNYGVNWGRWAFFDQGGPASNPAPLNVGTAGRSPFWLEFGARFTDMTDGTSNTLCLMEMLQPPRDHSGDLTDRRGRIWNNDSGCYEISARITPNSPSGDYGQCIDNPQQGWPCIRSTADSLNFFMGSRSRHSGGVSVALCDGSVRFVRNSVDLATWAGMSSMAGGEVLGDF; encoded by the coding sequence ATGCCCACCGCCCGCCCGCGCTACGGGTTCACGCTGATCGAACTGTTGGTCGTCATTGCCATCATCGCCATTCTGATCGGGCTGCTGTTGCCCGCGGTGCAGAAGGTGCGCGAGGCCGCCGCCCGCATGAAGTGCCAGAACAACCTCAAACAGCTCGCGCTCGCGTGCCACAACAGCGAGTCGTCCAACGGCCGCTTCCCGATCGGCAGCCAGGGGAACGACCCGGTCACCGGCCTGCTCAGCACCAAAAAGCGCAAGCCGTTCGTCGCCGACGTGCTGCCGTACATCGAGCAGGACACCCTGTACAAGAACTACGACCAGGCCCAGGACTTCAACCACGCCAACAACACGCTGGCGCGGTCCCAGAAGCTGACCCTGTTCCAGTGCCCGTCCGACCAGACCCAGGAGCCGTGGTCGCCGACCAACGACTACAAGGGGAACTACGGGGTGAACTGGGGGCGGTGGGCGTTCTTCGACCAGGGCGGACCGGCCAGCAACCCCGCGCCGCTGAACGTCGGCACCGCGGGCCGCTCGCCGTTCTGGCTGGAGTTCGGCGCCAGGTTCACGGACATGACGGACGGCACCAGCAACACCCTGTGCCTGATGGAGATGCTCCAGCCGCCGCGGGACCACTCCGGGGACCTGACCGACCGGCGCGGGCGGATCTGGAACAACGACTCCGGGTGCTACGAGATCTCGGCCCGCATCACCCCGAACAGCCCGTCCGGGGACTACGGCCAGTGCATCGACAACCCGCAGCAGGGGTGGCCGTGCATCCGGTCCACGGCCGACTCGCTGAACTTCTTCATGGGCAGCCGCAGCCGGCACAGCGGCGGGGTGAGCGTGGCCCTGTGCGACGGCTCGGTGCGGTTCGTCCGCAACTCGGTCGATCTCGCCACCTGGGCCGGCATGAGCAGCATGGCCGGCGGCGAAGTGCTGGGGGACTTCTGA
- a CDS encoding DNA-3-methyladenine glycosylase family protein has protein sequence MSTPFYQQAREHLSAACPVMNGLIGRVGPCLLMPRGEDPFTLLVRCVIGQQISTKAAESIYNRLARAVNPPPEGPHPADGTSLAMWQREGIMPMDKLAALSEAEFKECGVSGPKQRTLRAVVEHARANPDLLPSIAGLDDDTIRERLTVIKGIGPWTVDMYLLFGLGRPDVLSVGDYGIKVAVKNLFRLRKLPDPAKLTRVAKPWQPYRSVALWYLWRSLDKAHQGE, from the coding sequence ATGTCCACACCATTCTACCAACAGGCCCGGGAGCACCTGTCGGCCGCGTGCCCGGTCATGAACGGGCTGATCGGCCGCGTCGGGCCGTGTCTGCTGATGCCGCGCGGCGAGGACCCGTTCACGCTGCTGGTGCGGTGCGTGATCGGTCAGCAGATCTCGACGAAGGCGGCGGAGTCGATTTACAACCGGCTCGCGCGGGCGGTGAACCCGCCGCCGGAGGGGCCACATCCGGCTGATGGCACCTCGCTGGCGATGTGGCAGCGTGAGGGCATCATGCCGATGGACAAGCTCGCCGCGCTGTCGGAAGCCGAGTTCAAGGAGTGCGGGGTGTCCGGCCCGAAGCAGCGGACGCTCCGGGCGGTCGTCGAGCACGCGCGGGCCAACCCGGACCTGCTGCCGAGCATCGCCGGCTTGGACGACGACACGATCCGCGAGCGGCTCACGGTCATCAAGGGCATCGGTCCCTGGACCGTGGACATGTACCTGCTATTCGGGCTGGGGCGGCCGGACGTGCTGTCGGTGGGGGACTACGGGATCAAGGTGGCGGTGAAGAACCTGTTCCGGCTCCGGAAGCTACCGGACCCGGCGAAGCTCACCCGGGTGGCGAAGCCGTGGCAGCCGTACCGCAGCGTTGCGCTGTGGTACCTCTGGCGCAGCCTGGACAAAGCGCACCAGGGCGAGTGA
- a CDS encoding DUF1559 domain-containing protein yields MSHSRTRGGLTLIELLVVIAILALLIGLLLPAVQKVRAAAARLRSQNNLKQIQLATLNFSSASGERLPAVNGGERSPNAGRSLFVAVLPYLDASAAADKLLADARDAVDDPPSAPVIPTFLDPSDPTLSLGAGAPPTFPGGVPPSVGLQFGPLDAGLSSYAANAQVFREGALQAAALPDGFSQTIAFAGHYASDCGVNHVYFKYALFRRGDLRVRRATFADGGPFPAVATSYLDYYPHTAGNPPYSRPATGARSGVMFAPPEVTFQAAPVPARTACDRDQAQSPHREGMYVALYDGSVRLLATGIASPVYWGAVTPAGGEILADW; encoded by the coding sequence ATGTCGCATTCACGGACGCGCGGCGGTCTGACGTTAATTGAGCTGTTGGTGGTGATCGCAATTCTGGCGCTGCTGATCGGCTTGTTGCTGCCCGCCGTTCAGAAGGTGCGCGCGGCCGCCGCCCGGCTCCGGTCCCAGAACAATCTGAAGCAGATCCAGCTCGCGACGCTGAACTTCTCGTCCGCGTCCGGGGAGCGGCTGCCGGCGGTGAACGGCGGGGAGCGCAGCCCCAACGCGGGCCGCTCGCTGTTCGTCGCGGTTCTGCCGTACCTCGATGCGTCGGCTGCGGCCGATAAGTTGCTCGCGGACGCGCGGGACGCCGTCGACGACCCGCCGTCCGCGCCGGTCATCCCGACCTTCCTCGACCCATCGGACCCGACGCTGTCGCTGGGGGCCGGTGCGCCGCCGACGTTCCCGGGGGGCGTGCCGCCCAGTGTCGGGTTGCAGTTCGGCCCGCTCGACGCCGGCCTGTCCAGCTACGCGGCCAACGCGCAGGTGTTCCGCGAGGGGGCATTGCAAGCGGCGGCGCTGCCCGACGGCTTCTCCCAAACGATCGCCTTTGCGGGGCACTACGCCTCCGATTGCGGGGTGAACCACGTGTACTTCAAGTACGCCCTGTTCCGCCGGGGCGACTTGCGGGTCCGCCGGGCGACGTTCGCCGACGGCGGGCCGTTCCCCGCCGTGGCCACGAGCTACCTCGACTACTACCCGCACACCGCCGGTAACCCGCCGTACAGCCGCCCGGCAACGGGCGCCCGCTCCGGCGTGATGTTCGCGCCGCCGGAGGTCACCTTCCAGGCCGCGCCGGTGCCGGCCCGCACGGCGTGCGACCGGGACCAGGCGCAGTCGCCGCACCGGGAGGGGATGTACGTGGCGCTCTACGACGGGAGCGTGCGGTTGCTCGCGACCGGGATCGCGTCCCCCGTGTACTGGGGGGCCGTGACCCCGGCCGGCGGTGAAATCCTTGCCGATTGGTGA